A part of Geothrix oryzae genomic DNA contains:
- a CDS encoding ABC transporter substrate-binding protein, whose protein sequence is MRNLLPALTLVFLSALIPALTPAQAQVVEESLPRDPGPLDFIRGDSYEQWILQSLAGDALVGIAPDGRLVPRLATAWKVQKDGALSFTLRADARFPDGSPVSPEDALWTLRELLRDPQASPTKRAILQGSETGVQDGRLWIRSPKPPGRLLLELAQVPVAQKGHADRGSGPFLFRKEPAAWVFTPREHFLKPRVDGIRFRLLPDAHSVLQALQKGWLTLGAPPARLQADPPPTHRLVTQPMHAQLVAWSRAGSGPLLLLERWRRDAFPPRLLGRNARPSRGLWPETLGFEARAIEAQTAEAGAGRPPRAPATLKLLFVAGEESVEKLLLALRERARRDGYDLQLIPLEQALLVARLQKGDFDLACSMVVFEPHPWAVFEYLEPRGPMNFTGWSHPRFAELAARAHQPGDAAWRDLQMIWAQNPAALPLLDFQSVIWVDRRLTVEPGALGLYLSTPGAAGWRWVR, encoded by the coding sequence ATGCGGAACCTCCTCCCCGCCCTGACCTTGGTCTTCCTTTCGGCCCTGATCCCGGCCTTGACCCCGGCCCAGGCCCAGGTGGTGGAAGAGTCCCTGCCCCGCGATCCGGGCCCCCTGGATTTCATCCGCGGCGACAGCTACGAGCAGTGGATCCTCCAGTCTCTGGCGGGCGATGCGCTGGTGGGCATCGCCCCCGATGGACGGCTGGTGCCGCGCCTGGCCACGGCGTGGAAGGTCCAGAAGGATGGCGCCCTCTCGTTCACCCTGCGGGCCGATGCGCGCTTCCCGGATGGCAGCCCGGTGTCGCCCGAGGATGCCCTGTGGACGCTCCGGGAACTGCTCCGCGATCCCCAGGCCAGCCCCACCAAGCGGGCCATCCTTCAGGGCTCCGAAACCGGCGTCCAGGACGGCCGCCTCTGGATCCGCTCGCCCAAACCCCCGGGCCGCCTGCTCCTGGAGCTGGCGCAGGTGCCCGTGGCCCAGAAGGGTCATGCGGACCGGGGCTCGGGGCCCTTCCTCTTCCGGAAGGAGCCCGCCGCCTGGGTGTTCACCCCGCGCGAGCACTTCCTGAAGCCCCGCGTGGACGGCATCCGCTTCCGCCTGCTGCCGGACGCCCACAGCGTGCTCCAGGCCCTCCAGAAGGGCTGGCTCACCCTGGGCGCGCCCCCGGCCCGGCTCCAGGCCGACCCGCCCCCCACCCACCGCCTGGTGACCCAGCCCATGCATGCCCAGCTGGTGGCCTGGAGTCGGGCCGGCTCGGGGCCCCTCCTGCTTCTGGAGCGTTGGCGCCGGGATGCGTTCCCGCCCCGCCTCCTGGGACGGAACGCCCGACCCAGCCGGGGCCTGTGGCCCGAGACGCTGGGCTTCGAAGCCCGGGCCATCGAGGCCCAGACCGCTGAAGCCGGCGCCGGCCGGCCCCCTCGGGCCCCGGCCACGCTGAAGCTCCTCTTCGTGGCGGGCGAGGAGTCCGTGGAAAAGCTCCTGCTCGCCCTGCGCGAACGGGCCCGGAGGGACGGCTACGACCTGCAGCTCATCCCCTTGGAGCAGGCCCTGCTGGTGGCCCGCCTCCAGAAGGGCGACTTCGACCTGGCCTGCTCCATGGTGGTCTTCGAACCCCACCCCTGGGCCGTCTTCGAGTATCTCGAGCCGAGGGGTCCCATGAACTTCACAGGTTGGAGCCACCCGCGCTTCGCAGAACTGGCCGCCCGGGCCCACCAACCCGGGGATGCCGCCTGGCGGGATCTGCAGATGATCTGGGCCCAGAATCCCGCAGCCCTGCCCCTGTTGGATTTCCAGAGCGTGATCTGGGTGGACCGGCGCCTGACGGTGGAACCCGGGGCCCTGGGCCTCTACCTCAGCACGCCCGGAGCGGCCGGCTGGCGCTGGGTTCGATGA
- a CDS encoding FUSC family protein translates to MTALQIDRRVVVRALLLALSAWVAFAIATIQHVQNAYWAAMPVWVVAQASRGVVVERALFRVVGTLLGAVAGFAILHVPVHPFAQFALLGLWVALNGGLTHILRGVHGYGAVLAGITAAVVVIPAVLAPGASLDLATARVECTLIGVVVATVVFGLATPRSPSEAFFARLRRLSADAVAYAAGVLRRGATELGPEKCRILAEISEVEASARLILAGSFEGYRRLHDVDSLVVGSLAVMSAAVAHRPDDRGAAEGVDERASQLDQVADQLRREGEPLPAGRSLQIGELPGQERLASALTRILEANAALGRPLVGRTARPFRRQLAVLEPHREWSQAGRTAVASGAATFLAAVVAHWTGSPLVVQAAVGVSIFSLVLGSLALPQHIAPKLLTGVVSGLILAVFYRLAVQPTLSSTTGLLLSMVPFLLLGGFVRANPGTAIAGVDTNMCFLLASQAGTTTLASGAEVIGGAAALAVAAGLVAGTYILMPRRSVRQAEEAVRVIRRDLLRMVEPDPGDALEDWRARGSRQILRLSLHLGRSKDLGERWPKGILAVINLGYAIEGLHEIPDATAGHAKGDAFDALRRLGDDPVRAVRLLRNLAGGEAGAALRPVLLDLAENLEKTADLLAFDQPKEAGAA, encoded by the coding sequence ATGACCGCCCTTCAGATCGACCGCCGGGTGGTGGTGCGCGCCCTGCTGCTGGCCCTATCGGCCTGGGTGGCCTTCGCCATCGCGACGATCCAGCATGTGCAGAACGCGTATTGGGCGGCCATGCCGGTCTGGGTGGTGGCCCAGGCCTCTCGGGGGGTGGTGGTCGAACGGGCTCTCTTCCGCGTGGTGGGGACCCTGCTGGGGGCGGTGGCCGGATTCGCCATCCTCCATGTGCCGGTGCATCCCTTCGCGCAGTTCGCCCTGCTCGGGCTGTGGGTCGCCCTCAACGGCGGGCTGACCCATATCCTGCGCGGCGTGCATGGTTATGGGGCCGTGCTGGCGGGCATCACGGCGGCCGTCGTCGTCATTCCCGCCGTGCTGGCCCCGGGGGCATCGCTGGACCTCGCCACCGCGCGGGTGGAATGCACCCTGATCGGGGTGGTGGTGGCGACCGTGGTCTTCGGTCTGGCCACCCCCAGGTCGCCGAGCGAGGCGTTCTTCGCCCGCCTCCGCCGCCTGTCCGCCGATGCGGTCGCCTACGCCGCGGGGGTCCTGCGCCGCGGCGCCACGGAGCTGGGGCCCGAGAAGTGCCGGATCCTCGCGGAGATCAGCGAGGTCGAGGCCTCGGCCCGGCTGATCCTGGCTGGATCCTTCGAAGGCTACCGCCGCCTGCATGATGTGGATTCGCTGGTGGTGGGGTCGCTCGCAGTCATGAGTGCCGCGGTGGCGCACCGGCCGGACGATCGCGGCGCGGCAGAAGGGGTCGACGAACGGGCGTCCCAGCTGGACCAGGTGGCGGACCAGCTGCGCCGGGAGGGGGAGCCGCTGCCTGCTGGCCGGTCCCTCCAGATCGGCGAACTCCCGGGACAGGAACGCCTGGCCAGTGCCCTGACCCGCATCCTCGAGGCGAATGCGGCCCTGGGGCGGCCCTTAGTCGGCAGGACGGCACGCCCCTTCCGCCGCCAACTGGCCGTGCTCGAGCCGCACCGGGAATGGTCGCAGGCCGGCCGCACGGCCGTGGCCTCGGGCGCCGCCACCTTCCTGGCCGCGGTGGTGGCCCATTGGACGGGATCTCCCCTGGTGGTCCAGGCGGCAGTGGGGGTCAGCATCTTCTCGCTGGTGCTGGGTTCCCTGGCCCTGCCCCAGCACATCGCCCCCAAGCTGCTGACCGGGGTGGTGAGCGGACTCATCCTGGCGGTGTTCTACCGCCTCGCGGTGCAGCCGACGCTTTCGTCGACGACGGGGCTGCTGCTGTCGATGGTGCCATTCCTGCTGCTGGGCGGGTTCGTGCGCGCCAATCCCGGCACGGCCATCGCCGGAGTCGATACCAACATGTGCTTCCTGCTGGCCAGTCAGGCTGGGACCACGACCCTCGCCAGCGGGGCGGAGGTGATCGGGGGCGCGGCTGCGCTGGCGGTGGCGGCCGGCCTGGTGGCCGGCACCTACATCCTGATGCCGCGAAGGTCCGTTCGGCAGGCCGAGGAGGCGGTCCGGGTGATCCGCCGCGACCTGCTCCGGATGGTCGAGCCCGACCCGGGGGATGCCCTCGAAGACTGGCGGGCGCGGGGCTCACGGCAGATCCTGCGGCTCTCCCTGCACCTGGGCCGCTCGAAGGACCTGGGGGAACGCTGGCCCAAGGGGATCCTGGCGGTCATCAACCTGGGATACGCCATCGAAGGACTGCACGAAATTCCGGATGCCACCGCAGGGCATGCGAAGGGTGATGCCTTCGACGCCCTGCGACGCCTCGGCGACGACCCCGTGCGGGCGGTTCGGCTGCTGCGAAACCTGGCGGGAGGGGAGGCCGGAGCCGCTCTGCGCCCGGTGCTGCTGGACCTGGCGGAAAACCTCGAAAAAACGGCGGACCTGTTGGCCTTCGACCAGCCCAAGGAGGCCGGCGCGGCCTGA
- a CDS encoding ABC transporter ATP-binding protein has translation MADLSESKLFWWWPLMARHRRTLYWGLVATVWCSVAASVVPYWSGRAVHALERQDWHGSRVFLGWMLAFTAAAGIGRYLMRNTLIGLSRDVEREQRESLYDFLLSRPFSFYERQRVGDLMSRVGDDVGTVRMATGPGLMSFLQVLSILPVTLGLMFNTSWRLTVAVMLPFSFLALGFYIIGKWSHMVQQKLQLAFSALSTYSHETISGERVVQAFGLEEARVAQFATLSYRHASLSMKQSVIFSAYAPLSAFISGVSALVLVAYGGSLVVKGTLNLGDLTAFTGFLVALAWPMMSLGWSANLFQRAKAGQERLDQVFRSPEAPLPSAEAITLPEVPAALALEGVNHRFETGRGLGPLDLALAPGDSLAVVGGIGSGKTLLLQTLAGLREPQAGRMLVDGEPLSDATLRRHWAGLGWVPQEAFLFSDTLRMNLAMGRPEATEEEIWEIARVVAMDELIHRLPDGLDTVVGERGVALSGGERQRTALARALLRRPRLLLLDDALSAVDAETESRILENLRTFLGKSTLVLATHRVFVAETCARVLVLEEGRMIQLDTPEALAAQPGLFARLKRLQSLERELVKGAG, from the coding sequence GTGGCGGATCTTTCGGAGTCCAAGCTGTTCTGGTGGTGGCCCCTCATGGCCCGTCATCGGCGCACGCTCTACTGGGGGCTGGTGGCGACGGTCTGGTGCAGCGTGGCGGCCTCCGTGGTGCCCTACTGGTCGGGCCGGGCGGTGCATGCCCTGGAGCGCCAGGACTGGCACGGGTCGCGGGTCTTCCTGGGCTGGATGCTGGCCTTCACGGCCGCCGCGGGCATCGGCCGCTACCTCATGCGCAACACGCTCATCGGCCTCAGCCGTGATGTGGAGCGGGAGCAGCGCGAGTCCCTCTATGACTTCCTGCTCTCCCGCCCCTTCTCCTTCTACGAGCGGCAGCGGGTGGGCGACCTCATGTCGCGCGTCGGCGACGATGTGGGCACGGTCCGCATGGCCACGGGCCCGGGCCTCATGAGCTTCCTCCAGGTGCTGTCTATCCTGCCGGTGACGCTCGGGCTGATGTTCAACACGAGCTGGCGCCTCACCGTGGCCGTCATGCTGCCCTTCTCGTTTCTGGCGCTGGGCTTCTACATCATCGGGAAGTGGAGCCACATGGTGCAGCAGAAGCTGCAGCTGGCCTTCTCGGCCCTCTCGACCTACAGCCACGAGACCATCAGCGGCGAGCGGGTGGTGCAGGCCTTCGGGCTGGAAGAGGCCCGCGTGGCGCAGTTCGCCACCCTCAGCTACCGCCATGCCTCGCTCAGCATGAAACAGTCGGTGATCTTCAGCGCCTATGCACCCCTGTCGGCCTTCATCAGCGGCGTGTCCGCCCTGGTGCTGGTGGCCTACGGCGGCAGCCTGGTGGTGAAGGGCACCTTGAACCTGGGCGACCTGACGGCCTTCACCGGGTTCCTGGTGGCCCTGGCCTGGCCCATGATGAGCCTGGGGTGGTCCGCGAACCTGTTCCAGCGGGCCAAGGCCGGCCAGGAGCGGCTCGACCAGGTGTTCCGCAGTCCGGAAGCGCCCCTCCCCTCCGCCGAGGCCATCACCCTGCCGGAGGTTCCGGCGGCCCTGGCCCTGGAGGGCGTGAACCACCGCTTCGAGACGGGGCGCGGCCTGGGTCCCCTGGACCTCGCGCTGGCCCCCGGCGACAGCCTGGCGGTGGTGGGCGGCATCGGCTCCGGCAAGACGCTGCTGTTGCAGACGCTGGCGGGCCTCCGCGAGCCGCAGGCCGGACGCATGCTCGTGGACGGGGAGCCCCTTTCCGACGCCACCCTGCGCCGCCATTGGGCGGGGCTGGGCTGGGTGCCCCAGGAAGCCTTCCTCTTCTCGGACACGCTGCGCATGAACCTGGCCATGGGCCGCCCCGAGGCCACAGAGGAGGAAATCTGGGAAATCGCGCGGGTGGTGGCCATGGACGAGCTGATCCACCGCCTGCCCGACGGCCTCGACACGGTGGTGGGCGAACGCGGCGTGGCGCTCAGCGGCGGAGAACGCCAGCGCACGGCCCTGGCCCGGGCCCTGCTGCGCCGTCCCCGCCTGCTGCTGCTGGATGACGCCCTCTCTGCCGTGGACGCCGAGACCGAGAGCCGCATCCTCGAGAACCTGCGGACCTTCCTCGGCAAGTCCACCCTGGTGCTGGCCACCCACCGCGTATTCGTGGCGGAGACCTGCGCCCGGGTGCTGGTGCTGGAGGAGGGCCGGATGATCCAGCTGGACACGCCCGAGGCGCTGGCCGCCCAGCCCGGTTTGTTCGCACGCCTCAAGCGGCTGCAGAGCCTGGAACGGGAGCTGGTGAAGGGCGCGGGATGA